One part of the Denticeps clupeoides chromosome 8, fDenClu1.1, whole genome shotgun sequence genome encodes these proteins:
- the LOC114795154 gene encoding LOW QUALITY PROTEIN: serine/threonine-protein kinase ICK-like (The sequence of the model RefSeq protein was modified relative to this genomic sequence to represent the inferred CDS: inserted 2 bases in 1 codon), with the protein MNRYAALRQLGDGTYGSVSLSRSLESGELVAVKKMKKKFYSWEECMNLREVKSLKKLNHANVIKLKEVIRENDHLYFVFEYMKENLYQLMKERTRLFPESAVRNIMFQILQGLTFIHKHGFFHRDLKPENLLCMGPELVKIADFGLAREIRSQPPYTDYVSTRWYRAPEVLLRSTSYNSPIDQWAVGCIMAELYTLRPLFPGSSEVDTIFKVCQVLGTPTKNDWPEGHHLAAAMNFRWPQCVPTSLRCLIPNASAEAIQLMRDLLQWDPKKRPAAGQALRFSYFYVGQALGTPKQILDQGRPQAPQAPPLRPQAPQFAPAPPXPPQHQTPVRPLHPIQPTTAPVYKRHPEPAPEPTLRHLKPEEGERAAQSRFPLIRDKAAQSQESENANFSGYQPKPKAGRRRWSHATGVLKGDEWDDFEDVETTLAVVGKSSHNSEVRRHGDGALSRLGHVPNFSPAFGRSDAPSNLNSALPCLEPSRTASAKQHYLKQSRYLPGLSSKKNMATNSPGDFGGNSLWGGSGIPVGGTLPTRSTHGMNTLPSGYVPSFYRNEPVPMNQRVQLAPVVNSASNYATWRSNRGQIGTSSFTSSPTKSTSAMRPHPPTQPVHGRTDWAAKYGHR; encoded by the exons ATGAACCGGTACGCCGCGCTCCGGCAGCTGGGCGACGGCACCTACGGCTCGGTCAGCCTCAGCCGCAGCCTGGAGTCGGGCGAGCTGGTGGCCGTGAAGAA AATGAAGAAGAAGTTTTATTCCTGGGAGGAATGCATGAATCTGCGAGAGGTTAAA TCCCTGAAGAAGCTCAACCATGCCAACGTCATCAAGCTGAAGGAAGTCATCAGAGAAAACGACCATTTGTACTTTGTGTTTGAGTACATGAAGGAGAATTTGTATCAGCTCATGAAAGAAAG AACTCGCCTGTTTCCCGAGTCTGCTGTGAGGAATATTATGTTCCAGATACTACAAGGGCTTACGTTCATTCACAAGCATG GGTTCTTTCACCGCGATCTGAAGCCTGAGAACCTCTTGTGTATGGGACCGGAGTTGGTGAAGATCGCCGACTTCGGGCTCGCTCGGGAGATACGGTCCCAGCCTCCGTACACTGACTACgtctccaccagatg GTACCGAGCTCCGGAGGTCCTGCTCAGGTCCACCAGCTACAACTCCCCCATCGACCAGTGGGCTGTGGGCTGCATTATGGCCGAGCTCTACACCCTCAGGCCGCTTTTCCCGGGTTCCAGTGAGGTGGACACCATCTTTAAAGTCTGCCAGGTCCTCGGAACGCCTACGAAG AATGACTGGCCCGAAGGCCATCATCTCGCCGCCGCCATGAATTTCCGCTGGCCCCAGTGTGTGCCTACCAGCCTGAGGTGTCTGATCCCCAACGCCAGTGCGGAGGCCATACAGCTCATGCGGGATCTGCTGCAGTGGGACCCCAAGAAGAGGCCGGCGGCCGGTCAG GCCCTCCGGTTCTCCTACTTCTATGTGGGCCAAGCGCTCGGCACCCCGAAACAAATCCTGGACCAGGGCCGTCCCCAGGCCCCTCAGGCGCCGCCGCTGCGGCCGCAGGCCCCGCAGTTCGCGCCGGCGCCGCC CCCCCCACAGCACCAGACCCCCGTCCGGCCCCTGCACCCCATCCAGCCCACCACGGCCCCCGTGTACAAACGACACCCGGAACCGGCCCCGGAGCCGACTCTCCGCCACCTGAAGCCGGAGGAGGGCGAGAGAGCCGCGCAGAGCCGATTCCCTCTCATCCGCGATAAAGCCGCCCAGAGCCAG GAGTCCGAGAACGCCAACTTCTCAGGTTATCAACCAAAGCCTAAAGCTGGCCGCAGGCGATGGAGCCACGCCACAGGGGTCTTAAAGGGGGACGAGTGGGACGATTTTGAGGACGTTGAGACCACACTTGCCGTCGTCGGCAAGTCCAGTCACAACAGTGAAGTGAGAAGACACGGAGATGGCGCTCTGAGCCG GCTTGGACACGTGCCAAACTTCAGTCCGGCCTTCGGCAGGAGTGACGCCCCTTCCAATTTAAATAGCGCGCTGCCCTGTCTGGAGCCGTCCAGGACCGCGTCAGCAAAGCAGCATTATTTGAAGCAATCTCGATATTTACCAG GGTTAAGTTCAAAAAAGAACATGGCAACGAATTCCCCAGGCGACTTCGGTGGGAACTCTCTTTGGGGCGGCAGCGGGATTCCTGTCGGAGGGACCCTCCCCACCAGAAGCACACATG GAATGAACACTCTTCCAAGTGGATACGTGCCCTCGTTTTACAGAAACGAGCCTGTCCCCATGAACCAGAGAGTGCAGCTGGCACCTGTAGTGAACTCGGCATCAA ATTATGCAACGTGGAGGTCGAATAGAGGCCAAATAGGGACGTCGTCCTTCACCTCGTCACCCACCAAGAGTACCTCTGCGATGAGGCCACACCCACCAACACAGCCTGTACACGGCCGGACAGACTGGGCCGCCAAATACGGACACCGTTAG
- the tmem14a gene encoding transmembrane protein 14A: MAVDWFGFGYAAAIMLGGFMGYKIKGSVMSLVAGLLFGSTAAYGAYRVSLDPTDIKTSLLASGTLSVVMGLRFKKSGKLMPAGIMSGLSLLMVLLLLFRMVAP; the protein is encoded by the exons ATGGCAGTCGACTGGTTCGGATTTGGCTACGCGGCAGCCATCATGTTGGGAGGATTCATGGGCTACAAAATAAAAG GTAGCGTGATGTCGCTGGTTGCCGGACTGTTGTTCGGCAGCACTGCAGCCTACGGAGCTTACAGGGTCTCGCTCGATCCGACTGACATTAAGACGTCTTTGC TTGCTTCTGGTACCTTATCAGTGGTGATGGGACTAAGGTTCAAGAAGTCTGGCAAGTTGATGCCTGCCGGCATCATGAGTGGTTTAAG TCTCCTGATGGTGTTGCTGCTGCTATTCCGGATGGTGGCGCCGTGA